The following are encoded together in the Labrus mixtus chromosome 2, fLabMix1.1, whole genome shotgun sequence genome:
- the LOC132983592 gene encoding Na(+)/H(+) exchange regulatory cofactor NHE-RF2-like isoform X1, translating into MESELRPRLCFLTKGERGYGFHLHGERNRGGQYIRKVEPGSSAEMAGLRPGDRVVEVNGENVENESHHQQVVNRIREVAHRTRLLVVDKVTDDYLHSHGLSVTEDLAIEMGTLSPRPSPGPTPSTSPLPRENSPLSPKTHHTHTFHPTAADLTTNTIQRGKVKTTSVTSSTATDTELQVQPSPEQTVERLPRLCHMVKGEHGYGFNLRSDKTKRGQFVRSVDPGSAAEDADIRSGDRLVEVNGVSIDGLRHSEVVALIRAGGQEVRLLVVDLETDELLHRLGITPTTRHEREVYVNESTTDSIQPTPSPTTDIPAADPPIINVTLTDAPITSSSPQPRTNGSSASQSSRSSTTQSEISSSDMSIQVPDEDDRRVSDPFMDSGLRLSPTAAEAKQKALASRNKKRPPPMDWNKRQEIFSNF; encoded by the exons ATGGAGAGCGAGCTGAGACCCAGGCTCTGTTTCCTGACCAAAGGTGAGCGCGGTTATGGCTTTCACCTGCACGGTGAGAGGAACAGAGGCGGACAGTACATCCGCAAAGTGGAGCCGGGCTCCTCGGCTGAAATGGCCGGGTTGCGACCAGGGGACCGAGTGGTGGAGGTGAACGGGGAGAATGTGGAGAATGAAAGCCATCACCAA CAGGTGGTGAACAGAATACGTGAGGTGGCCCACCGCACCAGGCTGCTGGTGGTGGACAAAGTCACAGACGATTACCTCCACAGCCATGGCCTGTCCGTCACTGAGGACCTTGCTATAGAAATGGGAACCCTCTCCCCGCGCCCTTCGCCCGGACCCACTCCCTCAACCTCTCCCTTGCCCAGAGAGAATTCACCCCTGTCTCCAAaaactcaccacacacacacatttcacccAACTGCTGCAGACTTGACTACGAACACGATCCAACGAGGCAAAGTCAAGACAAcctcagtgacatcaagtaCAGCAACAGACACAGAG CTGCAGGTGCAGCCCTCACCAGAGCAGACGGTTGAGCGGCTTCCCCGTCTGTGTCACATGGTGAAGGGGGAGCACGGCTACGGCTTCAACCTCCGCAGTGATAAGACAAAGAGGGGACAGTTTGTGCGTTCAGTGGATCCTGGCTCAGCTGCTGAGGATGCAGACATCAGGTCTGGAGACAGACTAGTGGAG GTGAATGGAGTGAGCATAGATGGCCTAAGGCACTCAGAGGTTGTTGCTCTCATTAGAGCAGGAGGGCAAGAAGTGCGCCTCCTAGTGGTTGACCTGGAGACAGACGAGCTCTTACACAGACTAGGAATCACACCCACTACCAGACATGAAAGAG AGGTTTATGTGAATGAATCAACCACAGACAGCATCCAACCTACGCCCTCTCCGACCACCGACATCCCCGCCGCAGATCCACCGATCATTAACGTGACGCTCACAGATGCCCCAATCACGAGTTCGTCTCCGCAACCCCGAACCAATGGGAGCTCTGCATCTCAGTCATCAAGAAGTTCCACCACCCAATCAGAGATCAGCAGCTCAGACATGAGCATCCAG gTCCCAGATGAGGATGACAGGCGGGTTTCGGATCCTTTCATGGACAGTGGCCTACGTTTGAGTCCCACAGCTGCCGAAGCTAAACAAAAGGCCCTTGCCAGCCGAAACAAAAAGAGACCACCTCCTATGGACTGGAACAAAAGACAAGAGATCTTCAGTAACTTCTGA
- the LOC132983592 gene encoding Na(+)/H(+) exchange regulatory cofactor NHE-RF2-like isoform X2 has translation MESELRPRLCFLTKGERGYGFHLHGERNRGGQYIRKVEPGSSAEMAGLRPGDRVVEVNGENVENESHHQQVVNRIREVAHRTRLLVVDKVTDDYLHSHGLSVTEDLAIEMGTLSPRPSPGPTPSTSPLPRENSPLSPKTHHTHTFHPTAADLTTNTIQRGKVKTTSVTSSTATDTELQVQPSPEQTVERLPRLCHMVKGEHGYGFNLRSDKTKRGQFVRSVDPGSAAEDADIRSGDRLVEVNGVSIDGLRHSEVVALIRAGGQEVRLLVVDLETDELLHRLGITPTTRHEREVYVNESTTDSIQPTPSPTTDIPAADPPIINVTLTDAPITSSSPQPRTNGSSASQSSRSSTTQSEISSSDMSIQRCPHGLTSY, from the exons ATGGAGAGCGAGCTGAGACCCAGGCTCTGTTTCCTGACCAAAGGTGAGCGCGGTTATGGCTTTCACCTGCACGGTGAGAGGAACAGAGGCGGACAGTACATCCGCAAAGTGGAGCCGGGCTCCTCGGCTGAAATGGCCGGGTTGCGACCAGGGGACCGAGTGGTGGAGGTGAACGGGGAGAATGTGGAGAATGAAAGCCATCACCAA CAGGTGGTGAACAGAATACGTGAGGTGGCCCACCGCACCAGGCTGCTGGTGGTGGACAAAGTCACAGACGATTACCTCCACAGCCATGGCCTGTCCGTCACTGAGGACCTTGCTATAGAAATGGGAACCCTCTCCCCGCGCCCTTCGCCCGGACCCACTCCCTCAACCTCTCCCTTGCCCAGAGAGAATTCACCCCTGTCTCCAAaaactcaccacacacacacatttcacccAACTGCTGCAGACTTGACTACGAACACGATCCAACGAGGCAAAGTCAAGACAAcctcagtgacatcaagtaCAGCAACAGACACAGAG CTGCAGGTGCAGCCCTCACCAGAGCAGACGGTTGAGCGGCTTCCCCGTCTGTGTCACATGGTGAAGGGGGAGCACGGCTACGGCTTCAACCTCCGCAGTGATAAGACAAAGAGGGGACAGTTTGTGCGTTCAGTGGATCCTGGCTCAGCTGCTGAGGATGCAGACATCAGGTCTGGAGACAGACTAGTGGAG GTGAATGGAGTGAGCATAGATGGCCTAAGGCACTCAGAGGTTGTTGCTCTCATTAGAGCAGGAGGGCAAGAAGTGCGCCTCCTAGTGGTTGACCTGGAGACAGACGAGCTCTTACACAGACTAGGAATCACACCCACTACCAGACATGAAAGAG AGGTTTATGTGAATGAATCAACCACAGACAGCATCCAACCTACGCCCTCTCCGACCACCGACATCCCCGCCGCAGATCCACCGATCATTAACGTGACGCTCACAGATGCCCCAATCACGAGTTCGTCTCCGCAACCCCGAACCAATGGGAGCTCTGCATCTCAGTCATCAAGAAGTTCCACCACCCAATCAGAGATCAGCAGCTCAGACATGAGCATCCAG AGATGTCCTCATGGTTTAACTTCCTATTGA
- the LOC132983592 gene encoding Na(+)/H(+) exchange regulatory cofactor NHE-RF2-like isoform X3, with translation MESELRPRLCFLTKGERGYGFHLHGERNRGGQYIRKVEPGSSAEMAGLRPGDRVVEVNGENVENESHHQVVNRIREVAHRTRLLVVDKVTDDYLHSHGLSVTEDLAIEMGTLSPRPSPGPTPSTSPLPRENSPLSPKTHHTHTFHPTAADLTTNTIQRGKVKTTSVTSSTATDTELQVQPSPEQTVERLPRLCHMVKGEHGYGFNLRSDKTKRGQFVRSVDPGSAAEDADIRSGDRLVEVNGVSIDGLRHSEVVALIRAGGQEVRLLVVDLETDELLHRLGITPTTRHEREVYVNESTTDSIQPTPSPTTDIPAADPPIINVTLTDAPITSSSPQPRTNGSSASQSSRSSTTQSEISSSDMSIQVPDEDDRRVSDPFMDSGLRLSPTAAEAKQKALASRNKKRPPPMDWNKRQEIFSNF, from the exons ATGGAGAGCGAGCTGAGACCCAGGCTCTGTTTCCTGACCAAAGGTGAGCGCGGTTATGGCTTTCACCTGCACGGTGAGAGGAACAGAGGCGGACAGTACATCCGCAAAGTGGAGCCGGGCTCCTCGGCTGAAATGGCCGGGTTGCGACCAGGGGACCGAGTGGTGGAGGTGAACGGGGAGAATGTGGAGAATGAAAGCCATCACCAA GTGGTGAACAGAATACGTGAGGTGGCCCACCGCACCAGGCTGCTGGTGGTGGACAAAGTCACAGACGATTACCTCCACAGCCATGGCCTGTCCGTCACTGAGGACCTTGCTATAGAAATGGGAACCCTCTCCCCGCGCCCTTCGCCCGGACCCACTCCCTCAACCTCTCCCTTGCCCAGAGAGAATTCACCCCTGTCTCCAAaaactcaccacacacacacatttcacccAACTGCTGCAGACTTGACTACGAACACGATCCAACGAGGCAAAGTCAAGACAAcctcagtgacatcaagtaCAGCAACAGACACAGAG CTGCAGGTGCAGCCCTCACCAGAGCAGACGGTTGAGCGGCTTCCCCGTCTGTGTCACATGGTGAAGGGGGAGCACGGCTACGGCTTCAACCTCCGCAGTGATAAGACAAAGAGGGGACAGTTTGTGCGTTCAGTGGATCCTGGCTCAGCTGCTGAGGATGCAGACATCAGGTCTGGAGACAGACTAGTGGAG GTGAATGGAGTGAGCATAGATGGCCTAAGGCACTCAGAGGTTGTTGCTCTCATTAGAGCAGGAGGGCAAGAAGTGCGCCTCCTAGTGGTTGACCTGGAGACAGACGAGCTCTTACACAGACTAGGAATCACACCCACTACCAGACATGAAAGAG AGGTTTATGTGAATGAATCAACCACAGACAGCATCCAACCTACGCCCTCTCCGACCACCGACATCCCCGCCGCAGATCCACCGATCATTAACGTGACGCTCACAGATGCCCCAATCACGAGTTCGTCTCCGCAACCCCGAACCAATGGGAGCTCTGCATCTCAGTCATCAAGAAGTTCCACCACCCAATCAGAGATCAGCAGCTCAGACATGAGCATCCAG gTCCCAGATGAGGATGACAGGCGGGTTTCGGATCCTTTCATGGACAGTGGCCTACGTTTGAGTCCCACAGCTGCCGAAGCTAAACAAAAGGCCCTTGCCAGCCGAAACAAAAAGAGACCACCTCCTATGGACTGGAACAAAAGACAAGAGATCTTCAGTAACTTCTGA
- the tnpo2b gene encoding transportin-2 translates to MEWQPDEQGLQQVLQLLKDSQSPDTATQRAVQEKLEQLNQFPDFNNYLIFVLTSLKSEDEPTRSLSGLILKNNVKAHYQNFPPNVADFIKRECLNNIGDPSPLIRATIGILITTIASKGELQTWPELLPQLCNLLNSEDYNTCEGSFGALQKICEDSSELLDSDALNRPLNIMIPKFLQFFKHCSPKIRSHAIACVNQFIIGRAQALMDNIDTFIESLFALAGDEDSEVRKNVCRALVMLLEVRIDRLIPHMHSIIQYMLQRTQDPDENVALEACEFWLTLAEQPICKEALSGHLVQLIPILVNGMKYSEIDIILLKGDVEEDEAVPDSEQDIKPRFHKSRTVTLQHEGGEGEEGEDIDEDEDDDDDTLSDWNLRKCSAAALDVLANVFREELLPHLLPLLKGLLFHPDWVIKESGILVLGAIAEGCMQGMVPYLPELIPHLIQCLCDKKALVRSIACWTLSRYAHWVVSQPPDAHLKPLMTELLKRILDGNKRVQEAACSAFATLEEEACTELVPYLSFILDTLVFAFGKYQHKNLLILYDAIGTLADSVGHHLNQPEYIQKLMPPLIAKWNELKDEDKDLFPLLECLSSVATALQSGFLPYCEPVYQRCVTLVQKTLAQAMMYSQQPDQYEAPDKDFMIVALDLLSGLAEGLGGHVDTLVARSNIMTLLFQCMQDTMPEVRQSSFALLGDLTKACFPHVKPCIAEFMPILGTNLNPEFISVCNNATWAIGEICMQMGVEMQPYIAMVLNQLVEIINRPNTPKTLLENTAITIGRLGYVCPQEVAPMLPQFIRPWCTSLRNIRDNEEKDSAFRGICMMIGVNPGGVVQDFIFFCDAVASWVNPKDDLRDMFYKILHGFKEQVGEENWQQFSEQFPPLLKERLAACYGV, encoded by the exons ATGGAGTGGCAGCCGGATGAACAGGGTCTGCAGCAAGTGCTTCAGCTGCTCAAAGACTCCCAGTCTCCAGACACAGCAACCCAGAGAGCCGTGCAAGAA AAACTGGAGCAGCTTAATCAGTTCCCAGATTTTAACAACTATCTCATCTTTGTCCTCACAAGCCTCAAATCAGAGG ACGAGCCCACTCGCTCTCTGAGCGGTCTGATCCTGAAGAACAATGTTAAGGCTCACTACCAGAACTTCCCTCCCAATGTGGCTGACTTCATCAAAAGAGAATGCCTGAACAACATCGGAGACCCATCACCGCTTATCAGAGCTACGATCG GTATCCTGATCACGACTATAGCCTCTAAAGGAGAACTGCAGACGTGGCCAGAACTGCTGCCTCAGCTCTGCAATCTGCTCAACTCAGAGGACTACAACACCTGCGAG GGTTCTTTTGGAGCTTTGCAGAAGATCTGTGAGGATTCATCAGAGTTGTTGGACAGTGATGCCCTTAACAGACCTCTCAACATCATGATCCCCAAGTTCCTCCAGTTTTTTAAGCACTGCAGCCCCAAGATCAG GTCCCATGCTATAGCGTGTGTGAACCAGTTCATCATTGGTCGAGCTCAGGCTTTAATGGATAACATTGACACCTTCATTGAG AGTCTATTTGCACTGGCTGGTGATGAGGACAGTGAAGTGCGAAAGAACGTGTGCAGGGCTCTGGTGATGCTTCTGGAAGTCCGGATTGACCGCCTCATCCCCCACATGCACAGCATCATACAG TACATGCTGCAGCGTACTCAGGACCCAGATGAGAACGTGGCTCTGGAGGCCTGTGAGTTCTGGTTGACTCTGGCTGAACAGCCAATCTGCAAAGAGGCTCTGTCTGGTCACTTGGTTCA ACTGATTCCTATCCTGGTGAATGGGATGAAATACTCTGAGATTGACATTATTCTCCTAAAG GGCGACGTGGAAGAGGATGAGGCCGTTCCAGACAGCGAGCAAGACATCAAGCCTCGCTTCCACAAGTCCCGCACCGTCACTCTGCAGCACGAGGGAGGGGAGggcgaggagggggaggacatAGACGAAGAcgaggatgatgatgacgatacTCTATCTGACTGGAACCTAC ggAAGTGTTCTGCCGCAGCTCTGGATGTTCTTGCTAACGTGTTTCGTGAAGAGTTGCTTCCTCATCTCCTGCCCCTGCTCAAAGGCCTGCTGTTCCACCCTGACTGGGTCATCAAGGAGTCTGGTATCCTGGTCCTGGGGGCTATCGCTGAGG GCTGTATGCAAGGCATGGTACCTTACTTGCCGGAGCTCATCCCTCACCTCATTCAGTGTTTGTGCGACAAGAAGGCTTTGGTCCGTTCCATCGCCTGCTGGACTCTCAGCCGCTACGCCCACTGGGTGGTCAGCCAGCCTCCCGACGCTCACCTTAAACCCCTCATGACGGAGCTGCTTAAGCGCATCCTTGATGGCAATAAGAGGGTACAGGAAGCAGCATGCAG CGCATTTGCTactctggaggaggaggcgtgTACAGAGCTGGTGCCTTACCTGAGCTTCATTCTTGACACCCTAGTTTTTGCTTTTGGGAAGTACCAGCACAAGAACCTGCTTATTCTCTACGATGCAATAGGGACATTGGCAGACTCAGTGGGACATCATCTGAACCAGCCT GAGTACATCCAGAAGCTGATGCCTCCGCTGATAGCAAAGTGGAACGAGCTGAAGGACGAGGACAAAGACCTCTTCCCTCTGCTCGAGTGTCTCTCGTCTGTTGCCACTGCGCTGCAGAGCGGCTTCCTCCCCTACTGCGAGCCCGTTTACCAGCGCTGCGTCACCTTGGTCCAGAAGACGCTGGCCCAGGCCATG ATGTACAGTCAGCAGCCGGACCAGTACGAAGCGCCGGATAAAGACTTTATGATCGTGGCTCTGGACCTTTTAAGTGGCCTAGCTGAGGGACTGGGGGGCCACGTGGACACTCTTGTTGCCCGCAGTAACATCATGACGCTGCTTTTCCAGTGCATGCAG GATACGATGCCTGAAGTTAGACAGAGTTCATTCGCCCTCCTCGGAGACTTGACCAAGGCCTGCTTCCCTCATGTCAAACCATGCATTG CTGAATTCATGCCAATTCTCGGGACCAATCTGAACCCAGAGTTCATCTCTGTCTGTAACAACGCCACCTGGGCTATAGGAGAGATATGCATGCAGATGG GAGTGGAGATGCAGCCGTATATTGCAATGGTTCTGAACCAGCTGGTTGAGATAATTAATCGACCCAACACCCCCAAGACCCTGCTGGAGAACACCG CAATCACCATCGGCCGACTGGGCTACGTGTGTCCTCAGGAGGTCGCTCCCATGCTGCCGCAGTTTATCCGACCTTG GTGTACATCTCTGCGAAACATCCGAGACAACGAGGAGAAAGACTCGGCCTTCCGTGGGATTTGCATGATGATCGGTGTGAATCCAGGGGGTGTGGTGCAG GACTTCATTTTCTTCTGCGATGCTGTGGCCTCCTGGGTGAATCCTAAAGACGATTTGAGAGACATGTTTTATAAG ATTCTGCATGGTTTCAAGGAGCAGGTTGGAGAGGAGAACTGGCAACAGTTCTCAGAGCAGTTCCCCCCACTGCTGAAGGAGAGACTGGCAGCCTGCTACGGCGTTTAG
- the rln3b gene encoding relaxin-3b encodes MWKAAILTLVLLVALVDRVRSDDGNPSFYGVKLCGREFIRAVIFTCGGSRWRRSLGDSALIGEEAFDSWHMNPIPQLASEQDPAESQTWKDHTSNGAAGFFRSARSPISEEVLEALRSADRKGRDVVVGLSNACCKWGCSKSEISSLC; translated from the exons ATGTGGAAGGCAGCAATCTTGACCCTGGTCTTATTGGTGGCATTGGTAGACAGGGTGCGGTCCGATGATGGCAATCCCTCTTTCTATGGGGTCAAACTGTGTGGAAGAGAGTTCATACGAGCAGTCATCTTTACCTGTGGTGGTTCTCGCTGGAGAAGAAGTTTGGGAGATTCAG CTCTTATTGGAGAAGAGGCCTTTGACTCATGGCACATGAATCCCATTCCTCAACTTGCCAGTGAGCAGGATCCTGCGGAGTCCCAAACATGGAAAGATCATACATCAAATGGGGCTGCTGGATTCTTCCGCTCAGCTCGCTCACCGATCTCAGAGGAGGTGCTTGAGGCTCTTCGGAGTGCAGACAGGAAAGGACGGGATGTAGTTGTTGGACTTTCCAATGCCTGCTGCAAGTGGGGCTGTAGCAAGAGTGAAATCAGCTCTCTGTGCTGA